Proteins from one Juglans microcarpa x Juglans regia isolate MS1-56 chromosome 6S, Jm3101_v1.0, whole genome shotgun sequence genomic window:
- the LOC121236644 gene encoding salt tolerance receptor-like cytoplasmic kinase 1, with protein MWLLGFSTNKRRSFWVIGAIVLVILLAVILKRWLVYMESRANGCSNRKLDGQKPHHGLNSSCLCTACGLCYPGHVIRTYALEELRTATREFKIRIGIGATSFVYLAELGDGRFGAVKRVMEERGGSKKIFLDEVSVLLRISHPNLVGLLGFCSEKGEQLLLLEYVPNKSLFDRMHTYQGQLSGTLAWSNRLSIALDIALALDYLHSQADPPIIHRDVKSSNILLMDDNHAKLADFGLCKLGYDTKLGLQTPTIVRGSFGYVDTHYLNTGLVSAKSDVYSFGVLLLELITGLKSTQGSVTLAGWTEDCRKNNDIEVLAKMLDPKLNGNADLEQLRVLINIANLALLENSEGRPDMSYIVDKISNCMECQLQPELPV; from the exons ATGTGGCTCTTGGGTTTCTCCACAAACAAGAGAAGAAGCTTTTGGGTAATTGGTGCAATTGTGCTAGTGATCCTTCTAGCCGTGATCTTAAAGAGGTGGTTGGTCTACATGGAGTCTCGTGCAAATGGATGTTCCAATAGAAAATTAGATGGTCAAAAACCACACCATGGGTTAAATTCAAGTTGTTTGTGCACTGCATGTGGTTTGTGTTATCCTGGTCATGTTATAAGGACATATGCACTAGAAGAGCTGAGGACGGCCACAAGGGAATTCAAGATTCGAATAGGAATCGGAGCCACTTCTTTCGTGTATCTTGCGGAGCTTGGAGATGGGAGATTTGGTGCCGTGAAGCGAGTGATGGAGGAGAGAGGCGGAAGCAAGAAGATATTCTTGGATGAAGTTTCAGTTCTGCTTAGGATTTCTCATCCAAATTTGGTGGGTTTATTGGGTTTTTGTTCTGAGAAAG GAGAACAGCTGCTGCTGCTGGAGTATGTTCCAAACAAGAGTCTTTTCGATAGGATGCACACGTACCAAGGCCAATTGTCGGGGACATTGGCATGGTCGAACCGGCTAAGCATTGCCCTAGATATCGCTCTGGCACTGGATTACCTCCATTCACAAGCCGATCCACCCATCATTCACAGAGATGTCAAGTCCTCCAACATTCTCTTAATGGACGACAACCATGCCAAACTTGCTGACTTTGGACTTTGCAAATTGGGTTATGACACCAAACTTGGCTTACAAACTCCAACCATTGTCAGAGGTTCTTTCGGTTATGTCGACACTCATTACCTCAACACAGGCCTAGTCTCAGCAAAGAGtgatgtttatagttttggagTCCTACTGCTTGAGCTAATAACAGGCCTCAAATCCACACAAGGCTCAGTGACACTTGCAGGATGGACAGAGGATTGCCGGAAGAACAATGACATTGAGGTATTGGCTAAAATGTTGGACCCAAAACTCAATGGCAATGCAGATTTAGAGCAGCTTCGGGTGTTGATCAATATAGCCAACTTGGCATTGCTTGAGAATTCCGAAGGAAGACCGGACATGAGCTACATTGTAGATAAGATTTCTAATTGTATGGAATGTCAACTTCAGCCAGAGTTACCCGTATAA
- the LOC121237011 gene encoding abscisic acid 8'-hydroxylase CYP707A2-like: MEFTSMFKFCCFASIFFVFFFHSLVRFFSSSRRKLPLPPGSLGWPYVGETFQLYSQNPNVFFASKQKRYGSIFKTHILGCPCAMISSPEAAKFVLVTRAHLFKPTFPASKERMLGKQAIFFHQGDYHAKLRKLVLRAFMPEALRNIVSDIEFIAKDSIQSWEGQLINTFQEMKTFAFNVALLSIFGKDEILYRDDLKRCYYILEKGYNSMPINLPGTLFHKSMKARKELAQILAKILSTRRQMKHDHNDLLGSFMGDKESLTDEQIADNIIGVIFAARDTTASVLTWILKYLSENPRVLQAVTEEQEAIMRSKEDQGGDERVLTWADTKKMPITSRVIQETLRIASVLSFTFREAVEDVEYEGYLIPKGWKVLPLFRNIHHSPDIFPEPDKFDPSRFEVAPKPNTFMPFGNGIHSCPGNELAKLEISVLLHHLTTKYRWSVVGTENGIQYGPFALPQNGLPIRLSLKKVTSPKSLSQLQE; this comes from the exons ATGGAATTCACATCCATGTTCAAGTTTTGCTGTTTTGCTTCCattttcttcgtcttcttcttccattccctCGTCAGGTTCTTCAGTTCCAGTCGCCGGAAATTGCCTCTCCCGCCCGGCTCCTTGGGTTGGCCTTACGTCGGGGAGACCTTCCAGCTCTACTCTCAAAACCCAAATGTCTTCTTTGCCTCTAAACAAAAGAG GTATGGCTCTATCTTCAAGACGCACATATTGGGGTGTCCCTGTGCGATGATTTCGAGCCCGGAAGCTGCGAAATTCGTGCTGGTAACGAGGGCTCATCTCTTTAAACCCACATTTCCTGCAAGCAAAGAGAGGATGTTGGGAAAACAAGCCATCTTTTTTCACCAAGGAGACTACCATGCCAAATTGAGGAAGCTTGTTCTCCGGGCATTCATGCCCGAAGCCCTCAGAAACATAGTCTCCGACATTGAATTCATTGCCAAAGATTCAATCCAATCTTGGGAGGGCCAACTAATCAACACTTTCCAGGAAATGAAGACA TTTGCTTTCAATGTCGCGCTGCTTTCCATATTTGGAAAGGATGAGATTCTCTACAGAGACGATCTAAAGCGATGCTACTACATTCTTGAGAAGGGTTACAACTCAATGCCCATTAACCTTCCGGGAACACTCTTCCACAAATCGATGAAAGCAAGAAAGGAGCTTGCTCAGATCTTGGCCAAAATCCTCTCGACCAGGAGGCAGATGAAGCACGACCACAACGACTTGCTCGGATCTTTCATGGGCGACAAAGAAAGCCTCACCGACGAACAGATTGCCGACAACATCATCGGCGTCATATTCGCTGCTCGTGACACCACCGCCAGCGTGCTGACATGGATACTCAAGTATCTCAGCGAGAACCCCCGTGTTCTTCAGGCTGTTACT GAAGAGCAAGAGGCCATAATGAGGAGTAAAGAGGATCAAGGTGGTGACGAGAGAGTTCTTACTTGGGCAGATACCAAAAAGATGCCGATCACTTCAAGAGTGATTCAGGAAACACTTAGAATTGCCTCAGTTCTATCGTTTACTTTCAGAGAGGCAGTAGAAGATGTTGAGTATGAAG gGTATCTTATACCCAAAGGGTGGAAAGTTTTGCCACTTTTCAGAAACATTCACCATAGCCCAGATATCTTCCCAGAACCTGACAAGTTTGATCCCTCTAGATTTGAG GTTGCTCCAAAGCCCAATACTTTTATGCCATTTGGCAATGGGATCCACTCATGTCCAGGCAATGAGCTGGCCAAACTGGAAATATCAGTCCTCCTCCATCATTTGACGACAAAGTACAG GTGGTCTGTGGTGGGTACAGAGAATGGGATTCAGTATGGCCCTTTTGCTCTTCCCCAGAATGGCCTGCCCATCAGATTATCTCTGAAGAAAGTGACCTCACCAAAAAGCTTGTCCCAACTACAAGAATGA